The following coding sequences are from one Streptomyces sp. NBC_01485 window:
- a CDS encoding FtsW/RodA/SpoVE family cell cycle protein, translated as MSSTTNSPTHHTSTIGSIGTPSRRNTELALLVFAVVIPVFAYANVGLAINEQVPSGLLSYGLGLGLLAGVAHLVVRKFAPYADPLLLPLATLLNGLGLVAIWRLDQSKYLQQAQQAGTAAPRQLLYTAMGIALFIVVLIFLKDHRVLQRYTYISMVGAIFLLLLPLVPGLGQNIYGAKIWISVAGFSIQPGEFAKIVLAIFFAGYLMVKRDALALASRRFLGLYLPRGRDLGPIIVVWIISILILVFETDLGTSLLFFGMFVIMLYVATERTSWIVFGMLMSSVGAVGVAQFESHVQQRVQAWLDPMKEYTLSQQGVGGHSEQAMQALWAFGSGGTLGTGWGQGHSELIKFAANSDFILATFGEELGLAGIMALLLLYGLIAERGVRTALAARDPFGKLLAIGLSGAFALQVFVVAGGVMGLIPLTGMTMPFLAYGGSSVIANWALIGILIRISDTARRPAPAPASNPDAEMTQVVRPS; from the coding sequence ATGAGCAGTACGACCAACTCGCCGACGCACCACACGTCCACGATCGGCTCGATCGGAACGCCGAGCCGGCGCAACACCGAGCTCGCGCTGCTGGTGTTCGCCGTCGTCATCCCGGTCTTCGCCTATGCCAACGTGGGCCTGGCCATCAACGAGCAGGTGCCGTCCGGCCTCCTGAGCTACGGGCTCGGCCTCGGTCTGCTGGCCGGCGTCGCCCATCTCGTCGTCCGCAAGTTCGCGCCGTACGCCGACCCGCTGCTGCTGCCGCTGGCCACACTGCTGAACGGACTCGGGCTGGTCGCCATCTGGCGCCTCGACCAGTCGAAGTACCTGCAGCAGGCCCAGCAGGCCGGCACGGCCGCGCCACGGCAACTGCTCTACACGGCGATGGGCATCGCGCTGTTCATCGTGGTGCTGATCTTCCTCAAGGACCACCGCGTCCTGCAGCGCTACACCTACATCTCCATGGTCGGCGCGATCTTCCTGCTGCTGCTGCCGCTCGTGCCGGGCCTCGGCCAGAACATCTACGGCGCCAAGATCTGGATCTCGGTGGCCGGTTTCTCCATCCAGCCCGGTGAGTTCGCCAAGATCGTGCTCGCGATCTTCTTCGCCGGCTATCTGATGGTGAAGCGCGACGCCCTCGCCCTGGCCAGCCGCCGCTTCCTCGGCCTCTACCTGCCGCGCGGCCGCGACCTCGGCCCGATCATCGTCGTCTGGATCATCTCGATCCTGATCCTGGTCTTCGAGACGGACCTCGGAACCTCGCTGCTGTTCTTCGGCATGTTCGTCATCATGCTGTACGTCGCCACCGAGCGGACCAGCTGGATCGTCTTCGGCATGCTGATGTCCTCGGTCGGCGCGGTCGGCGTGGCCCAGTTCGAGAGCCACGTCCAGCAGCGCGTCCAGGCCTGGCTCGACCCGATGAAGGAGTACACGCTCTCCCAGCAGGGCGTCGGCGGTCACTCCGAGCAGGCCATGCAGGCCCTGTGGGCGTTCGGCTCCGGCGGCACCCTCGGCACCGGCTGGGGCCAGGGCCACTCCGAGCTGATCAAGTTCGCCGCCAACTCCGACTTCATCCTCGCCACCTTCGGCGAGGAGCTGGGCCTGGCCGGCATCATGGCGCTCCTGCTGCTGTACGGCCTGATCGCGGAGCGCGGCGTGCGCACCGCCCTCGCCGCCCGCGACCCGTTCGGCAAGCTGCTCGCCATCGGCCTCTCCGGCGCCTTCGCCCTCCAGGTGTTCGTCGTCGCCGGCGGTGTGATGGGCCTCATCCCGCTGACCGGTATGACGATGCCCTTCCTGGCGTACGGCGGTTCGTCCGTCATCGCCAACTGGGCGCTGATCGGCATCCTGATCAGAATCAGCGACACGGCGCGCCGCCCGGCACCCGCCCCCGCCTCCAACCCCGACGCCGAGATGACCCAGGTGGTCCGCCCGTCATGA
- a CDS encoding Stp1/IreP family PP2C-type Ser/Thr phosphatase, whose translation MSLSLRFAAGSHKGMIREGNEDSGYAGPRLLAIADGMGGAAAGEVASSEAISTIVALDDDVPGSDVLTSLGTAVQRANDQLRALVEEDPQLEGMGTTLTALLWTGQRLGLVHVGDSRAYLLRDGVLTQITQDHTWVQRLVDEGRITEEEATTHPQRSLLMRALGSGEHVEPDLSIREVRAGDRYLICSDGLSGVVSHQTLEDTLASYQGPQETVQELIQLALRGGGPDNITVIVADVLDLDTGDTLAGQLSDVPVVVGAVAENQLQPHDNGIMQTPAGRASGLGRRQHGHGGGGEFGPPGSGGDITGFIPTDGFGDYTDDDFVKPRAGRKWLKRSFYGVLALAVIGGGLYGGWRWTQTQYYVGTKDEHVALYRGISQDLAWVSLSKVEKDHPEIELKYLPEYQQKLVESTIAEGSLPTAQKKIDELAVQVSACKKQAAAAPAGKTPSKPGGTTGTTPPSATSKATPSPSATASPSVSATATPTTGPSLSEEEQKVVSRCGEQ comes from the coding sequence ATGAGTCTGTCACTGCGTTTCGCCGCCGGATCGCACAAGGGCATGATCCGGGAGGGCAACGAGGACTCCGGTTACGCCGGTCCCCGCCTGCTCGCCATCGCCGACGGCATGGGCGGCGCCGCCGCCGGTGAGGTCGCCTCCTCCGAGGCCATCTCCACCATCGTCGCCCTCGACGACGACGTCCCCGGCTCCGACGTCCTCACCTCGCTCGGCACCGCCGTCCAGCGCGCCAACGACCAACTGCGCGCCCTGGTCGAGGAGGACCCCCAGCTCGAGGGCATGGGGACCACCCTGACCGCGCTGCTGTGGACCGGCCAGCGCCTCGGTCTCGTACACGTCGGCGACTCGCGCGCGTACCTGCTGCGCGACGGCGTGCTCACGCAGATCACGCAGGACCACACCTGGGTGCAGCGCCTCGTCGACGAGGGCCGCATCACCGAGGAAGAGGCCACCACCCACCCGCAGCGCTCTCTGCTGATGCGCGCGCTGGGCAGCGGCGAGCACGTCGAGCCCGACCTCTCCATCCGGGAGGTCCGCGCCGGCGACCGGTACCTGATCTGCTCGGACGGCCTGTCCGGAGTCGTCTCGCACCAGACGCTCGAGGACACCCTCGCCAGCTACCAGGGCCCGCAGGAGACCGTGCAGGAGCTGATCCAGCTCGCGCTGCGCGGCGGCGGCCCCGACAACATCACCGTCATCGTCGCCGACGTCCTCGACCTGGACACCGGGGACACCCTCGCCGGGCAGTTGTCCGACGTCCCGGTCGTGGTCGGCGCGGTCGCCGAGAACCAGCTCCAACCGCACGACAACGGCATCATGCAGACCCCCGCGGGCCGCGCCTCCGGCCTCGGCCGCAGGCAGCACGGGCACGGCGGGGGCGGCGAGTTCGGCCCGCCCGGCTCCGGCGGCGACATCACCGGCTTCATCCCCACCGACGGCTTCGGCGACTACACCGACGACGACTTCGTCAAACCGCGGGCCGGGCGCAAGTGGCTGAAGAGATCCTTCTACGGCGTGCTCGCGCTCGCCGTGATCGGCGGCGGCCTGTACGGCGGCTGGCGCTGGACGCAGACGCAGTACTACGTCGGCACCAAGGACGAGCACGTCGCCCTGTACCGGGGCATCAGCCAGGACCTGGCCTGGGTGTCGCTGTCGAAGGTCGAGAAGGACCACCCCGAGATCGAACTCAAGTACCTCCCGGAGTACCAGCAGAAGCTGGTCGAGTCGACGATCGCCGAGGGCAGCCTGCCCACCGCCCAGAAGAAGATCGACGAGCTGGCCGTCCAGGTCTCCGCCTGCAAGAAGCAGGCTGCCGCCGCTCCGGCGGGCAAGACCCCCTCGAAGCCCGGCGGCACCACGGGAACCACCCCCCCGTCGGCCACGTCCAAGGCAACGCCGAGCCCCTCGGCAACCGCGTCCCCGTCCGTATCCGCGACCGCCACTCCCACCACCGGCCCCAGCCTTTCGGAGGAAGAGCAGAAGGTCGTCTCGCGGTGCGGTGAGCAGTAG
- the iscB gene encoding RNA-guided endonuclease IscB produces the protein MRTSPPGVRRHPDTAASTVVEGVNAARESSIPNTDMSPVGTGAQMVAVLDRKGHPLMPCHPARARKLLSRGRAVVVKATPFAIRLKDRVTEDSDVAGVAVRIDPGSKGTGIAVTVDVDHIDTVTGEVTASRHGLCAIELRHRGTLIRVSMQKRANYRRRRRGMNLRYRSPRFDSRSRPAGWLAPSLRHRVDTTVGTVTRLTKLFPVNELHVERVAFDTHALSLGREALDGVEYQQGSLAGYEVREFLLEKWERACAYCGGENLPFQVEHIHPRAKGGSDRISNLTLACGPCNQAKAARSVEEFLADRPALLVRLLVGAKAPFKDAAAMNATRWQLWHRLKSLGLPVSAWSGGRTKYNRAVQGLAKTHTLDALAVGEIDDVTRIVRHPETVLVASACGRGSYARTRTDKHGFPRLRLPRQKRHHGFATGDLVHAHIPRGKYQGTYTGRVAVRASGTHRISVPGGYADTSHRNLRLLQRGDGYAYTTRKEDAR, from the coding sequence GTGCGCACGTCACCTCCCGGCGTACGGCGACACCCCGACACCGCCGCATCCACGGTGGTCGAGGGAGTGAACGCTGCTCGTGAGAGCAGCATTCCGAACACCGACATGAGCCCGGTCGGGACGGGAGCCCAGATGGTCGCGGTCCTCGACCGGAAGGGGCATCCACTGATGCCCTGCCATCCTGCCCGCGCCCGCAAGCTCCTCTCTCGGGGCCGTGCCGTTGTCGTGAAAGCCACTCCGTTCGCGATCCGCTTGAAAGATCGCGTGACCGAGGACTCCGACGTGGCCGGGGTCGCAGTACGGATCGACCCGGGTTCGAAAGGCACAGGTATCGCCGTCACTGTCGATGTTGATCACATCGACACGGTCACTGGAGAGGTCACGGCCAGCCGTCATGGCCTCTGCGCCATCGAACTCCGGCATCGCGGCACTCTTATTCGCGTCAGCATGCAAAAGCGGGCGAACTACCGTCGTAGGCGACGCGGCATGAATCTCCGCTACCGTTCGCCCAGGTTCGACAGCCGATCCCGCCCGGCAGGATGGCTCGCGCCGTCTCTCCGGCATCGAGTCGACACCACGGTGGGCACCGTCACTCGGCTCACGAAACTGTTCCCCGTCAACGAACTCCACGTCGAACGGGTTGCATTCGACACCCACGCACTGAGCCTCGGCCGTGAAGCACTGGACGGTGTGGAGTACCAGCAAGGCTCGCTTGCCGGGTATGAGGTCCGTGAGTTCCTGCTGGAGAAGTGGGAACGTGCTTGCGCCTATTGTGGGGGCGAGAACCTTCCGTTCCAGGTCGAGCACATCCATCCCCGCGCCAAGGGCGGCTCCGACCGCATCAGTAACCTGACCCTCGCCTGCGGTCCCTGCAACCAGGCCAAGGCCGCCAGGTCGGTGGAGGAGTTCCTGGCAGACAGGCCCGCGCTGCTTGTGCGCCTCCTCGTGGGAGCAAAGGCCCCGTTCAAGGATGCGGCAGCCATGAACGCCACCCGTTGGCAGCTCTGGCATCGTCTCAAGAGCCTGGGACTACCAGTGTCCGCTTGGTCCGGAGGGCGTACCAAGTACAACCGTGCCGTGCAGGGGCTAGCGAAAACCCACACCCTTGATGCACTCGCGGTCGGCGAGATCGACGACGTCACCCGGATCGTCAGGCATCCGGAGACGGTACTTGTCGCCTCCGCGTGCGGCCGTGGCTCCTACGCACGCACGCGCACTGACAAGCACGGCTTTCCCCGACTGCGTCTGCCCCGTCAGAAGCGGCATCATGGCTTCGCCACCGGCGATCTGGTACACGCCCACATCCCGCGCGGCAAATACCAAGGCACGTACACCGGTCGCGTGGCGGTCCGCGCTTCCGGCACTCATCGCATCTCCGTTCCCGGCGGGTACGCGGATACCAGCCATCGCAACCTGCGCCTGCTTCAGCGAGGCGACGGATACGCCTACACCACCAGGAAGGAGGACGCGCGGTAG
- the pknB gene encoding Stk1 family PASTA domain-containing Ser/Thr kinase, which produces MEEPRRLGGRYELGHVLGRGGMAEVYLAHDTRLGRTVAVKTLRVDLARDPSFQARFRREAQSAASLNHPAIVAVYDTGEDYIDGVSIPYIVMEYVDGSTLRELLHSGRKLLPERTLEMTIGILQALEYSHRAGIVHRDIKPANVMLTRNGQVKVMDFGIARAMGDSGMTMTQTSAVIGTAQYLSPEQAKGEQVDARSDLYSAGCLLYELLTVRPPFVGDSPVAVAYQHVREEPQPPSVFDPELTPEMDAIVLKALVKDPDYRYQSADEMRLDIEACLDGQPVAATASMGSVGYGGYGDDQATTAMRSADAGATSMLPPMNPDDGGFGYDDRPRRRQNQKKSNASTILLVVAAALVLVGAVLIGKWVFSGDAAADKPFAAPIFVGQTLDRAKTMADNSELTVESTESACANQPKGSICSQDPAAGKMVNKGDTVKLVVSTGAPKVAVPSVLGKTLDEAKTLLEGDQYQFTVKTKEEVSTEEAGTVLNQDPELGKEVEKGTTITLTIAKAEEKATVPDVSNKSCDDAKNQMQQNNLQGNCVEVDTQDPNLVGKVVQTVPAIGSQADKGSTVQIQIGRSTQTQVPSNLQGLSLKDAKKALQDAGLNVGNISGSSDDDAQVISSDPAPGSTVNKGQTVNLIAFKNGNNNGNGDDGNGFFGGNNG; this is translated from the coding sequence ATGGAAGAGCCACGTCGCCTCGGCGGCCGGTACGAGCTGGGCCACGTGCTCGGCCGTGGTGGCATGGCTGAGGTCTACCTCGCGCATGACACCCGCCTCGGCCGCACCGTGGCGGTGAAGACGCTGCGCGTGGACCTCGCGCGCGACCCTTCCTTCCAGGCCCGGTTCCGCCGGGAGGCCCAGTCTGCCGCCTCGCTCAACCACCCCGCGATCGTCGCGGTCTATGACACGGGCGAGGACTACATCGACGGGGTCTCGATCCCGTACATCGTCATGGAGTACGTCGACGGCTCCACGCTCCGCGAGCTGCTCCACTCCGGCCGCAAGCTGCTGCCGGAGCGGACGCTGGAGATGACCATCGGCATTCTCCAGGCCCTGGAGTACTCGCACAGAGCCGGCATCGTCCACCGCGACATCAAGCCGGCGAACGTCATGCTGACGCGCAACGGCCAGGTCAAGGTCATGGACTTCGGCATCGCCCGCGCGATGGGCGACTCCGGCATGACGATGACGCAGACGTCCGCGGTCATCGGCACCGCCCAGTACCTCTCCCCGGAGCAGGCCAAGGGCGAGCAGGTCGACGCGCGCTCCGACCTCTACTCGGCGGGCTGCCTGCTCTACGAGCTGCTGACGGTACGGCCGCCGTTCGTCGGCGACTCCCCGGTGGCCGTGGCCTACCAGCACGTCCGGGAGGAGCCGCAGCCGCCGAGCGTCTTCGACCCCGAGCTGACCCCCGAGATGGACGCCATCGTCCTGAAGGCTCTGGTCAAGGACCCGGACTACCGCTACCAGTCGGCCGACGAGATGCGCCTGGACATCGAGGCCTGCCTCGACGGCCAGCCGGTCGCGGCGACGGCGTCCATGGGCTCGGTCGGCTACGGCGGTTACGGCGACGACCAGGCGACCACGGCGATGCGCTCCGCGGACGCGGGCGCCACGTCGATGCTGCCGCCCATGAACCCGGACGACGGCGGCTTCGGCTACGACGACCGTCCCCGGCGCCGCCAGAACCAGAAGAAGTCCAACGCCTCGACGATCCTGCTGGTCGTCGCCGCCGCGCTGGTGCTGGTCGGCGCGGTGCTGATCGGCAAGTGGGTGTTCAGCGGTGACGCGGCGGCGGACAAGCCCTTCGCGGCCCCGATCTTCGTCGGCCAGACCCTGGATCGCGCCAAGACGATGGCCGACAACTCGGAACTGACCGTGGAGTCCACCGAGAGCGCCTGCGCGAACCAGCCGAAGGGCAGCATCTGCTCGCAGGACCCGGCGGCCGGCAAGATGGTCAACAAGGGCGACACCGTCAAGCTCGTCGTGTCGACGGGGGCACCGAAGGTGGCCGTTCCGAGTGTCCTGGGCAAGACCCTGGACGAGGCCAAGACGCTGCTGGAGGGCGACCAGTACCAGTTCACCGTGAAGACGAAGGAAGAGGTCTCCACGGAGGAAGCCGGCACCGTCCTGAACCAGGACCCGGAGCTCGGCAAGGAAGTGGAGAAGGGCACCACCATCACCCTCACCATCGCCAAGGCCGAGGAGAAGGCGACCGTCCCGGACGTCTCCAACAAGAGCTGTGACGACGCCAAGAACCAGATGCAGCAGAACAACCTGCAGGGCAACTGCGTCGAGGTCGACACCCAGGACCCGAACCTGGTCGGCAAGGTCGTCCAGACCGTCCCGGCCATCGGCTCCCAGGCCGACAAGGGCTCCACGGTCCAGATCCAGATCGGCAGGAGCACCCAGACCCAGGTGCCGTCCAACCTTCAGGGCCTGTCCCTGAAGGACGCCAAGAAGGCGCTGCAGGACGCGGGCCTGAACGTCGGCAACATCTCCGGATCCTCGGACGACGACGCCCAGGTCATCAGCTCGGACCCGGCCCCCGGCAGCACCGTCAACAAGGGGCAGACGGTCAACCTGATCGCCTTCAAGAACGGCAACAACAACGGCAACGGCGACGACGGCAACGGCTTCTTCGGCGGTAACAACGGCTAG
- a CDS encoding FHA domain-containing protein FhaB/FipA, giving the protein MSELTLTVMRLGFLAVLWLFVIVAVQVIRSDLFGTRVTQRGSRREAGRAQQAQRQQAPPQQRQQPAAAGRTRRNAPTKLVVSEGTLTGTTVALQGQTISLGRAHDSTIVLDDDYASSRHARIYPDRDGQWIVEDLGSTNGTYLDRSRLTTPTPIPLGAPIRIGKTVIELRK; this is encoded by the coding sequence ATGTCAGAGCTGACCCTCACGGTCATGCGGCTGGGTTTTCTGGCCGTACTGTGGCTGTTCGTGATCGTGGCCGTGCAGGTCATCCGCAGCGACCTGTTCGGTACGCGGGTCACCCAGCGCGGTTCGCGCCGGGAGGCTGGGCGGGCCCAGCAGGCACAGCGCCAACAGGCGCCTCCGCAGCAGCGCCAGCAGCCCGCCGCCGCGGGCCGCACGCGCCGTAACGCACCGACGAAGCTGGTGGTGTCCGAGGGCACCCTCACCGGCACGACCGTCGCGCTCCAGGGCCAGACCATCAGTCTGGGCCGGGCGCACGACAGCACGATCGTGCTGGACGACGACTACGCCTCCAGCCGCCATGCCAGGATCTACCCGGACCGCGACGGCCAGTGGATCGTCGAGGACCTGGGTTCCACCAACGGCACGTACCTCGACCGATCGCGGCTGACGACTCCCACACCGATCCCGCTGGGCGCGCCGATCCGTATCGGCAAGACCGTCATCGAGCTGCGGAAGTAG
- a CDS encoding peptidoglycan D,D-transpeptidase FtsI family protein — protein sequence MNKPLRRIAIFCGLLVLTLLLRDNYLQYVKADSLASDTKNRRVNITRYSTPRGDIIVDGKAITGSVETTGDYKYKRTWSNGAMWAPVTGYSSQAFGANQLEKLEDGILSGNDDRLFFRNTLDMITGKEKEGGSVVTTLNAAAQKAAYNGLGDKKGAVAAIEPSTGKILALVSTPSYDPSKFAGSSNADQEAWQAVQKGKDADDPMLNRALRETYPPGSTFKVVTAAAALENGEVDGVDSKTDTPDPFPLPQSTNKLTNEHGACENATLRYALTVSCNTVFAKMADNVGNDKMIEQANKFGFNEAELDTPVRAAKSIYPKDNRPQNSLDGIGQGSNAATPLQMAMVASAVANDGKLMKPYMVDQILAPSVDPLETTEPQELSQAVSAKTAQALQEMMESVVNDQQGTGGKAKISGVKVGGKTGTAQHGLNNSEKPYAWFISYAKLSDGSAPVAVAVVVEDGSANRGDITGGGLAGPIARDVMKAVIDSKK from the coding sequence ATGAACAAGCCCCTGCGCCGGATCGCGATCTTCTGCGGCCTCCTCGTGCTGACACTGCTGCTGCGCGACAACTACCTGCAGTACGTCAAGGCCGACAGCCTCGCCAGCGACACCAAGAACCGCCGCGTCAACATCACGCGCTACTCCACCCCGCGCGGCGACATCATCGTCGACGGCAAGGCCATCACCGGCTCGGTGGAGACCACCGGCGACTACAAGTACAAGCGCACCTGGTCCAACGGCGCGATGTGGGCGCCGGTCACCGGCTACTCCTCGCAGGCGTTCGGCGCCAACCAGCTGGAGAAGCTGGAGGACGGCATCCTCAGCGGCAACGACGACCGGCTCTTCTTCCGCAACACCCTGGACATGATCACGGGCAAGGAGAAGGAGGGCGGCAGCGTCGTCACCACCCTCAACGCCGCCGCACAGAAGGCCGCCTACAACGGCCTCGGCGACAAGAAGGGCGCCGTCGCCGCGATCGAGCCGTCCACCGGCAAGATCCTCGCGCTGGTCTCCACACCGTCGTACGACCCGTCGAAGTTCGCCGGCTCCTCCAACGCGGACCAGGAGGCGTGGCAGGCGGTCCAGAAGGGCAAGGACGCCGACGACCCGATGCTCAACCGGGCGCTGCGCGAGACCTACCCGCCGGGCTCCACGTTCAAGGTGGTCACGGCCGCCGCGGCGCTGGAGAACGGCGAGGTCGACGGCGTCGACTCCAAGACCGACACCCCGGACCCGTTCCCGCTGCCGCAGTCCACGAACAAGCTCACCAACGAGCACGGCGCCTGCGAGAACGCCACGCTGCGCTACGCGCTCACGGTGTCCTGCAACACCGTCTTCGCGAAGATGGCCGACAACGTCGGCAACGACAAGATGATCGAGCAGGCGAACAAGTTCGGCTTCAACGAGGCGGAACTGGACACCCCGGTGCGCGCCGCGAAGAGCATCTACCCCAAGGACAACCGGCCGCAGAACTCGCTGGACGGCATCGGCCAGGGCTCCAACGCGGCCACCCCGCTGCAGATGGCCATGGTCGCCTCGGCGGTCGCCAACGACGGCAAGCTGATGAAGCCGTACATGGTCGACCAGATCCTGGCCCCGAGCGTGGACCCCCTGGAAACGACAGAGCCCCAGGAGCTGTCCCAGGCCGTCTCGGCCAAGACCGCACAGGCGCTGCAGGAGATGATGGAGTCCGTCGTCAACGACCAGCAGGGCACCGGCGGCAAGGCCAAGATCAGCGGTGTCAAGGTCGGCGGCAAGACCGGTACCGCCCAGCACGGCCTGAACAACAGCGAGAAGCCGTACGCCTGGTTCATCTCGTACGCGAAGCTGTCCGACGGCAGCGCGCCGGTGGCCGTCGCGGTCGTCGTCGAGGACGGCTCGGCCAACCGCGGCGACATCACCGGCGGCGGTCTGGCCGGTCCGATCGCGAGGGACGTGATGAAGGCAGTCATCGACAGCAAGAAGTGA